A region from the Leishmania panamensis strain MHOM/PA/94/PSC-1 chromosome 20 sequence genome encodes:
- a CDS encoding hypothetical protein (TriTrypDB/GeneDB-style sysID: LpmP.20.4410), which translates to MTFSPTRVARSVLCQVASRASYLFARSTAPLPHPFLPSPQPSLTSFTSSDFSDFVICTRSLVALTRSCGNSAADAHLLRCVRECTDATLHTLSSLPPGDHVPADICVVLLVILRASARFWQEDRCAALGQWLAEHVDAMALRTWRPRVLVAVIHAFAKACPSQAHLPFVRDCLVRLQQCEAQLTEHDVATLLWCIATLQVDESQLPLWSSLCKRAALLFSHMNRVSRLTVTQALLLQCHHLCESQAELLRIVHAANRDSTELTSLDEDRYDGGRWHSGRGPRRTDSGDSASFLSSSTPGSMDSTSQLLQYTTHALSDESLVRLLITLFERSEEPCEHLRLVVAHLSLRCSLSDQLCLQLLRFTQPRCTAVALHVADPAEQRLPACASLTAQSPETSVLLRTARQHAVRQLIRVVHSGVVQLPRDIIEVLCIEHGGLCTSLIPQSKLHPGSAIDEESAGTVWTAIVKILCDTLSDSARALDFVNGEELWGWHCITAYLRAVSATNGGLASEKAASLSTTLGSLEQKLNPTTSPPRYWPNARERKTRCTEVVLASTRCGGTQLLTYCAATTSPYDTALTLLGECVRELSTPPAVLLVSTMLKLLSAVDKAPAVVATLVQPLKLLLLAQLETNTAHASGMLPGLIQYITNTLAHPLAVGQAASCVRVSDAVLDVYLRLLIQEQQETLSAVQSELLVQCLQERRMNAAALENAFMMLMTRRLGQTASFLSTVRLPIAALSTLVELTGALPRSKAASTTATTTMIISTLLDLLIQQAIPACATAEELISGAVVLRDDAVADMQRTSALAAAVQARGLSLLRSTEVIWTPLQKAYLIAALVCVNVDPTPELLQALRGEGRTQVEEVVDSTK; encoded by the coding sequence ATGACTTTCTCTCCCACACGCGTGGCACGATCCGTGCTGTGCCAAGTCGCGTCTCGGGCTTCGTACCTCTTCGCCCGAAgcacggcaccgctgccacaccCCTTTCTACCGTCTCCTCAACCATCGTTAACTTCGTTCACGTCGTCGGACTTTTCGGATTTCGTAATTTGCACCCGCTCTCTGGTCGCGCTCACTCGGTCCTGCGGTAATAGCGCCGCTGACGCACACCTTCTGCGGTGCGTGCGCGAGTGCACCGATGCCACTCTCCACAcgctctcctccttgccTCCCGGGGACCATGTGCCGGCCGATATCTGCGTCGTGCTGCTCGTCATTCTTCGTGCCTCCGCCCGGTTCTGGCAGGAGGATAGGTGTGCTGCCTTGGGACAGTGGTTGGCTGAGCATGTGGATGCCATGGCGCTGCGGACATGGCGGCCTCGTGTGTTGGTTGCGGTTATACACGCGTTTGCTAAAGCTTGCCCTTCGCAGGCTCATCTGCCCTTTGTCAGAGACTGCCtcgtgcggctgcagcagtgtgAGGCGCAGCTCACGGAGCACGATGTGGCGACGCTTCTGTGGTGCATTGCAACACTGCAAGTCGATGAGAGCCAGCTGCCATTGTGGAGCTCCCTCTGCAAGCGAGCCGCACTGTTGTTCTCGCATATGAACCGCGTGAGCCGCCTCACCGTGACCCaagccctgctgctgcagtgccaccATCTATGCGAGTCTcaagcggagctgctgcgcatcgtgCACGCAGCGAACAGGGACTCGACAGAGCTCACCTCGCTCGACGAGGATCGGTATGATGGCGGGCGCTGGCACTCTGGGCGTGGTCCCCGGCGCACAGACTCAGGCGATTCTGcgtcctttctctcctcttctaccCCAGGCAGCATGGACTCCACTTCGCAACTGCTTCAGTACACCACGCATGCACTCTCAGATGAGTCACTGGTGCGGTTACTCATCACCCTTTTCGAAAGAAGTGAGGAGCCATGCGAGCACTTGCGCCTCGTCGTAGCACATCTCTCCTTGCGCTGTTCCCTGTCTGATCAACTCTGCctacagctgctgcggtttACGCAGCCACGTTGCACGGCCGTTGCATTGCACGTAGCTGATccggcagagcagcggctgccggcATGCGCGTCTTTGACAGCTCAGAGCCCCGAGACGTCGGTGCTTCTCCGTACGGCACGACAACACGCCGTACGGCAGTTGATTAGGGTCGTACACAGTGGGGTAGTACAGCTACCGCGTGATATCATCGAGGTGCTCTGCATAGAGCACGGTGGCTTGTGCACAAGTCTAATACCCCAAAGTAAGCTGCACCCAGGCAGCGCTATTGACGAAGAGTCTGCGGGGACTGTCTGGACTGCCATTGTGAAGATCCTCTGCGACACGCTGAGCGActctgcgcgcgctcttgACTTCGTAAACGGCGAGGAGCTCTGGGGCTGGCACTGCATCACCGCGTACTTGAGGGCAGTGAGCGCGACAAACGGTGGCCTGGCCTCTGAAAAAGCAGCGTCGCTTAGCACCACTCTAGGCTCCCTCGAGCAGAAGCTCAACCCCACCACAAGCCCGCCTCGCTACTGGCCTAACGCTCGGGAGCGTAAGACGAGGTGCACCGAGGTAGTGTTAGCCTCTACGCGCTGTGGCGGGACGCAGTTGCTGACCTATTGCGCCGCGACAACCTCGCCCTATGACACTGCCCTTACGCTACTCGGCGAATGTGTGCGAGAGCTTTCGACACCACCAGCGGTTCTCCTTGTTTCCACCATGCTGAAGCTGCTCTCGGCCGTGGACAAGGCGCCCGCGGTCGTTGCTACACTCGTGCAGCCGCTGAAGCTGCTTCTcttggcgcagctggagacGAACACGGCCCATGCCTCCGGCATGCTACCAGGCCTCATTCAGTACATCACGAACACCCTTGCCCATCCTCTAGCGGTGGGGCAGGCAGCGtcatgtgtgcgcgtctcaGACGCCGTGCTGGACGTGTATCTTCGGCTACTGATccaagagcagcaggaaaCTCTCTCCGCTGTGCAGTCGGAGCTGCTGGTACAGTGCTTGCAAGAGCGTCGAATgaacgcggcggcgctggagaacGCCTTCATGATGCTAATGACGCGCAGACTCGGGCAGACGGCATCTTTTCTAAGCACCGTAAGGCTGCCGATTGCTGCTCTGAGTACACTTGTGGAGCTTACCGGAGCCCTGCCGCGCAGCAAGGCCGCATCCACCACCGCGACAACCACCATGATCATCAGCACCCTCCTGGACTTACTCATTCAACAAGCCATTCCAGCATGCGCGACAGCAGAGGAGCTTATATCTGGTGCCGTAGTGTTGCGCGACGATGCTGTGGCAGACATGCAGAGAACGTCCGccctggcagcggcggtgcaggctAGGGGTTTGTCGCTCCTCAGGTCTACCGAGGTGATCTGGACACCACTGCAGAAGGCGTACCTTATCGCCGCCCTTGTGTGCGTGAATGTAGACCCGACGCCAGAGCTTCTGCAAGCACTGCGCGGGGAGGGTCGTacgcaggtggaggaagtTGTGGACTCTACGAAGTAA
- a CDS encoding hypothetical protein (TriTrypDB/GeneDB-style sysID: LpmP.20.4390): MSAFSSSTTEYRQAIMRLYEKYDPTNVSRVDALLHRFLGREEALMKALERKFSERMMSEGEQTSTRLTGDCADAAQCELEACFSGPPPHVAPTAIISRKCDDAMLSMAAVQPISASSDLHAATVSEDVDCDNYRMQFIRLCETHSPLRVSPVDHELAKCKEQEEAYLHALEKKLIEVQPAEAAKDSVEEASLPATLPTVEVRLRDDHPKRTSDSAGYEMNTARLLRIDEAYAPDQAHHVECQLQRYAGREEEAIQAVVAKYGPEPVPLVAETELINPTVTIKSEETSTATENNADSLQIPFPSGPLTIAATPQRAKKTTEHAVDGVAASAEAEATLSAQAEAAATSTTTQKAKAVSVTVRATEHEGNGVDGEAAPTQVPKLDAAVSASAVPPSSGGTQRASSPPAKSVVATGMTSNSLVLSAVAGSLRTASARKGKTSIRTSRLTKDVFPACKGEVARDLILDGNEVDASLRRAVRWTAPFNIAFYDFFRVLGSYHAHGGERVSLRVANTLLSALFPEMSPRKVLWEYGDMACTGEDGVGVSAEEMRERIVQGAARQLRNSASVSNLHVAQYTWLLVRRMESFVKTCRTAVLQLQRQPRSLFAGFWVHRAVLPRAVPQWKRCWATMGADGDAVLVCCVGSLKTEWHIPFARVARCYRENNATGAPRAYMRNGLAFQLITGVPPLIVVVCPESSDVTLQLLSTFRSWSSSPRDIHGRCSATHFASSPVPAPHSQHDGAESRKYREANQVRVWVLVRAMSTYELQRWCVEGVSIHMVSDRTRKVHTCAVVDVEGAFAEMKLPVTPPARSAYGFVLCFHNGVTPLMAFTEQSQARTQLLDRLYRGQVLAQVEAKTMCRRGGGV, from the coding sequence ATGTCTGCTTTTTCCTCGTCCACCACCGAGTATCGCCAAGCGATAATGAGGTTGTACGAGAAGTACGACCCCACCAATGTGTCACGGGTGgatgcactgctgcaccggtTTCTAGGACGTGAGGAGGCTCTCATGAAGGCCTTGGAGCGAAAGTTCAGTGAGCGCATGATGTCAGAGGGTGAGCAGACATCCACCAGACTCACAGGAGACTGTGCGGACGCCGCACAATGTGAGTTGGAGGCCTGCTTCTCAGGCCCTCCACCACACGTAGCGCCAACTGCCATCATTTCTCGAAAATGTGATGATGCCATGTTGTCTatggcggcagtgcagccgaTCTCGGCGTCTTCTGATCTCCATGCTGCCACGGTTAGTGAGGATGTAGACTGCGATAACTACCGCATGCAATTTATACGCCTGTGCGAGACCCACTCCCCGCTCCGGGTGAGTCCGGTCGATCATGAGCTAGCCAAGTGcaaggagcaggaggaggcatATCTGCATGCCTTGGAGAAGAAGCTCATCGAAGTGCAGCCGGCGGAGGCTGCAAAGGACTCTGTCGAGGAGGCATCACTGCCGGCCACGCTACCCACTGTAGAAGTGCGTCTTCGCGACGACCACCCAAAGCgcaccagcgacagcgctggcTATGAAATGAACactgcgcggctgctgcgcattgACGAGGCATATGCGCCAGACCAGGCGCACCACGTGGAGTGCCAGCTCCAGCGCTATGCggggcgagaagaggaggctATCCAAGCGGTTGTGGCCAAGTACGGACCTGAGCCAGTCCCCCTTGTAGCAGAGACGGAGTTAATAAACCCCACTGTGACCATCAAGTCGGAGGAGACATCGACCGCCACCGAAAATAACGCAGACTCTCTGCAGATTCCCTTTCCTAGTGGACCGTTGACGATAGCGGCCACGCCtcagagagcaaagaagacCACTGAGCATGCAGTTGATGGGGTGGCAGCTTCTGCCGAGGCAGAAGCGACTCTCTCGGCTCAGGCCGAGGCTGCCGCCACGTCAACAACAACCCAGAAGGCGAAGGCAGTTTCGGTGACTGTGCGCGCAACAGAGCACGAGGGCAATGGCGTTGATGGTGAGGCTGCTCCGACACAGGTGCCAAAGCTTGATGCGGCTGTctcggcgtcggcggtgcctccctccagcggcggcacgcagcgcgcgtcatcgccgccagcCAAGAGCGTCGTAGCGACAGGCATGACAAGCAACAGCCTGGTTCTCTCTGCTGTGGCAGGATCTCTGCGAACGGCTTCCGCAAGGAAAGGTAAAACGAGCATCAGAACGTCGCGACTCACCAAGGATGTTTTTCCAGCCTGCAAAGGTGAGGTGGCGCGTGACCTCATCTTGGATGGAAACGAGGTAGATGCCTCACTGAGACGCGCCGTCAGGTGGACAGCACCATTCAACATTGCGTTCTACGACTTCTTCCGCGTTCTGGGAAGCTATCACGCCCATGGAGGCGAGCGAGTGAGTCTGCGAGTGGCCAACACGTTGCTCAGCGCATTGTTCCCAGAAATGTCGCCGAGGAAAGTGCTTTGGGAGTACGGCGACATGGCGTGCACGGGCGAGGATGGGGTCGGCGTGTCGGCTGAGGAGATGCGAGAGCGCATCGTACAgggagctgcgcgacagcTGCGGAACAGTGCCAGCGTCTCGAATCTGCACGTGGCTCAGTATACATGGTTACTAGTCCGACGGATGGAGAGCTTTGTAAAGACCTGCCGaacagcagtgctgcagctccagcggcagccgcgttccctcttcgctggcTTCTGGGTGCATCGTGCTGTTCTCCCACGCGCTGTGCCTCAGTGGAAGCGGTGCTGGGCCACGATGGGCGCAGATGGCGACGCTGTCTTGGTGTGCTGCGTGGGCTCTCTCAAAACGGAGTGGCACATTCCATTCGCGCGTGTGGCGCGTTGCTACCGCGAGAATAATGCGACTGGTGCACCGCGCGCATACATGCGCAACGGCCTTGCTTTTCAGCTGATAACTGGTGTGCCGCCGTTGATCGTGGTGGTGTGCCCAGAATCGAGTGATGTGACCTTGCAGCTCCTCTCCACTTTCCGCTCGTGGAGCAGCTCGCCGCGCGACATTCATGGGAGGTGCAGTGCTACACACTTCGCCTCCTCACCGGTCCCAGCGCCTCACTCGCAACATGACGGCGCGGAGAGCCGCAAATACCGGGAAGCCAATCAGGTCCGGGTTTGGGTTCTCGTGAGGGCCATGTCGACGTACGAGCTTCAAAGGTGGTGCGTGGAGGGGGTGTCGATACACATGGTGAGTGACCGCACCCGCAAGGTGCACACCTGTGCCGTTGTCGATGTAGAGGGTGCGTTTGCTGAGATGAAGCTGCCAGTGACACCGCCGGCGAGGAGCGCGTATGGCTTTGTTTTGTGCTTCCACAACGGCGTGACTCCCTTGATGGCGTTTACCGAGCAATCACAAGCGCggacgcagctgctcgatCGTCTCTATCGGGGTCAGGTGCTCGCTCAGGTAGAAGCCAAGACAATGTGTaggagaggcggaggcgttTAG
- a CDS encoding hypothetical protein (TriTrypDB/GeneDB-style sysID: LpmP.20.4380) translates to MEEDARLEATEPYIVAELQAEFVGHSLREVYTTICDRLRLTPLTSVAVMFPDVADAWDAVTMLDFSRTYVGSQGALPVIELCRRLPRLQSLTFYDNYLSNNTVWYLAQMALYHPGLERVDLSANEYISWSGAMCLVELVLRNPHIVYVGLRGSTVSAEIVASIEAQTRKNAVSRFRNEDLKRLPPVHPVAMYIRALKHQFAMHQQDGLVSASLLDSGFEELLRVSGRTGELHLFTDKYFSKLKARASPGSLTCEAFLLLLLIEGSTYDETTVEKLKHVFTMFNMDPSVPDPIKDGYVLGRDMADIMTHMYGSRPSDVDVAALQCRLGATAEATTLSWEEFLYIAYPHGPQVGDRLWGMMCTPLSNPIEIMHC, encoded by the coding sequence ATGGAGGAAGACGCGCGCCTGGAGGCCACCGAGCCGTACATCGTCGCTGAGCTGCAGGCAGAGTTTGTAGGCCATTCACTTCGTGAGGTGTACACGACAATCTGCGATCGACTTCGCTTAACTCCTCTCACGTCCGTCGCTGTGATGTTTCCTGACGTTGCGGACGCCTGGGATGCGGTGACGATGCTGGATTTCTCTCGCACATATGTTGGTTCGCAAGGGGCACTGCCGGTGATTGAGCTGTGCCGTCGCTTACCCCGGCTGCAGTCGCTTACATTTTACGACAACTACCTGAGCAACAATACGGTGTGGTACCTAGCGCAAATGGCCCTGTACCATCCAGGCTTGGAACGAGTTGATCTCTCTGCCAACGAGTACATCTCGTGGAGTGGCGCCATGTGCCTCgtggagctggtgctgcgcaaccCACACATCGTCTATGTCGGGCTGCGAGGCTCCACTGTGTCGGCTGAGATCGTGGCCTCCATCGAGGCTCAGACCCGGAAGAATGCCGTCAGTCGCTTCCGCAACGAAGACTTGAAGCGATTGCCCCCGGTGCATCCGGTTGCCATGTACATCCGTGCCTTGAAGCACCAGTTTGCAATGCACCAACAAGATGGGCTGGTGAGCGCTTCTCTACTTGACAGCGGCTTTGAAGAGCTCTTGCGTGTCTCGGGGCGCACCGGGGAGCTGCACCTCTTCACTGACAAGTACTTTTCGAAGCTCAAGGCACGCGCTTCTCCTGGAAGCCTCACCTGCGAGGCattcctcctgctgctcttgaTCGAGGGTAGTACATACGACGAGACTACCGTAGAAAAGCTGAAACACGTCTTCACAATGTTCAACATGGACCCCTCCGTCCCAGACCCCATCAAGGACGGTTATGTTCTAGGTAGGGACATGGCAGACATCATGACACACATGTATGGCTCGAGGCCTTCCGACGTCGATgtggcagcactgcagtgccGCTTAGGCGCCACGGCGGAGGCGACTACTCTCAGCTGGGAGGAGTTTCTCTACATTGCCTATCCGCACGGGCCACAGGTGGGTGATCGTCTCTGGGGCATGATGTGCACGCCTCTCTCAAATCCAATCGAGATCATGCACTGCTGA
- a CDS encoding hypothetical protein (TriTrypDB/GeneDB-style sysID: LpmP.20.4400) — protein sequence MRRKKGSYVTCEVNGTACRSDDGTYDVKTLYGPHTVLLRLPTTTSSPSLSSSSLSPVEATNGLPERLTSFTICAVDARGHFAVKQGGTYEVGAIRAVERQAEAEAQRAPAAAAKMAGERQNAKKEIKRASSKYGLFLKQFLKVFKTKGVQAAAGEWGRLSAESKKSVEVDDLIAAVIRSGRQPLRLPES from the coding sequence ATGAGGCGGAAGAAGGGATCCTACGTAACGTGCGAGGTCAATGGCACCGCGTGCCGGTCAGACGATGGCACATACGATGTGAAGACTCTGTACGGGCCGCACACCGTGTTGTTGCGCTTACCGACGACGACATCATCGCCATctttgtcgtcgtcttctctgtCACCAGTGGAGGCAACCAACGGGCTGCCGGAGCGCTTGACGAGCTTCACCATCTGCGCAGTGGACGCGCGCGGGCATTTTGCTGTCAAGCAGGGCGGCACCTACGAGGTTGGTGCAATCCGAGCTGTTGAAAGGCAGGCTGAggccgaggcgcagcgcgcaccagcagcagctgccaagATGGCGGGGGAGCGCCAAAATGCAAAGAAGGAAATAAAACGTGCCTCCAGCAAATATGGCTTGTTTTTGAAGCAATTTTTGAAGGTGTTCAAAACGAAGGGCGTTCAGGCAGCTGCGGGGGAGTGGGGGCGCCTTTCAGCGGAGTCGAAGAAGAGTGTCGAAGTTGATGACCTTATCGCAGCGGTGATCCGCTCCGGTCGTCAACCGCTGCGCCTTCCTGAGAGCTGA
- a CDS encoding hypothetical protein (TriTrypDB/GeneDB-style sysID: LpmP.20.4370) has translation MLLGSLQCTQKGRVQPPAGSRGGAVYTDYFGGVWVTSEDAQEVVYYAPHTLATTIQQQQQLSFSLSTHDISIAPLSTSSPAYTVAFRCGTMRCTSDKAFREERIYSLFPLSRPACDSDGPEHVLCIVTTCGTLAFIQVPTSHRHEPPLPETAVQPYQEVHLDVHVCAATVTSGGAQNLVLCCHDGDFTEVLRVAVVRSAEQLDSSDSAATDAEYEVDAKGLFRVEGRIAVVLHDSVMDVLVTVSDTGYVDVWDLASAKDVTAMYGSLSWDCSRYGAPTCALLCRDYLWVGLTTGQLLVFLFSSRHGAVATPQSHSVQLLRGHTSRVTGLLRMSLGTSVWSCAEDSAKVNVWDAASAAFRGSFVFPDIGLVSWQAGAVQVRTALWGIDGATGGPSLMQVTQSLLDPNDTQVHTREETRAHHCNEALLHAYQVFWRSMAQTLRHLLLGDAAEASADAMESTSTALQLIWQDVSGAGDNSDVLDALHAMCDTLPRLRAAHCRGGAGGGDNARDLLSLVEACVTWHEQQGCVSREVEALLCSLNASSCETTCLTSLEDVGEEVLLLRARVDELQLELARIRDGRDSDAASEGGEEAIDETITKELQGAQDVLHDEVEKNRELKAQLSEAQSEVKVLTSQHTHMQQLLEASDEQVVQLRRSLLAAKRAAEVTASDVSSMFEMEARLHASQGVIAELSAKVDTLLNEADVTRASLHELQERQGAAKAVLQRVLNTQNNLADDVSSLVDDVSTAIASFKKSHRVVLTENAAALLGVVEESMYRLEMSIERRLRDQQEWLHSLSHGLKAAMA, from the coding sequence ATGCTGCTTGGTAGCCTTCAATGCACTCAGAAGGGCCGCGTGCAGCCGCCTGCAGGGAGCCGGGGCGGTGCCGTCTACACGGACTACTTTGGTGGCGTCTGGGTGACGTCCGAGGACGCGCAGGAAGTTGTTTACTACGCACCCCACACGCTAGCCACCACcatacagcagcagcaacagttGAGTTTTTCCCTGAGCACCCATGACATCTCTATAGCACCCCTGTCTACCTCGTCTCCAGCCTACACAGTCGCGTTTCGCTGCGGCACcatgcgctgcacctccgacAAGGCATTTCGAGAAGAGCGAATTTACTCGCTTTTTCCGCTTAGCCGTCCTGCatgcgacagcgacggcccCGAGCATGTTCTGTGCATCGTCACCACATGCGGTACGCTGGCATTCATTCAAGTGCCAACTAGTCATCGCCATGAACCCCCGCTGCCGGAGACAGCCGTGCAACCGTATCAGGAGGTACACCTCGACGTGCATGTctgtgccgccaccgtcaccagTGGCGGTGCACAGAATCTTGTCCTCTGCTGTCACGACGGGGATTTCACGGAGGTGCTCCGCGTTGCTGTCGTCAGATCCGCCGAGCAGCTTGACAGCAGTGACTCCGCTGCCACTGACGCGGAATACGAGGTGGACGCAAAGGGATTGTTCAGGGTGGAAGGCCGTATTGCGGTCGTGTTGCACGATTCCGTGATGGATGTGCTCGTCACGGTCAGTGACACCGGCTACGTTGACGTCTGGGATCTCGCTTCTGCGAAGGATGTGACGGCGATGTATGGGTCCCTGTCGTGGGACTGCAGCCGGTACGGTGCCCCGacgtgcgcgctgctctgccgcgACTATTTGTGGGTGGGGCTCACAACGGGCCAACTGCTggtctttctcttttccagcCGCCACGGTGCCGTTGCTACTCCACAGTCGCACAGCGTGCAACTTTTACGAGGTCACACGTCGCGCGTGACAGGCCTCCTTAGGATGTCGCTCGGTACAAGCGTGTGGAGCTGCGCTGAAGACTCGGCAAAGGTGAACGTGTGGGACGCTGCGAGTGCGGCGTTCCGCGGCTCTTTTGTGTTTCCAGATATCGGCCTTGTGTCGTGGCAGGCCGGTGCAGTCCAGGTGCGCACGGCGCTGTGGGGCATCGATGGCGCGACCGGCGGGCCGAGTCTAATGCAGGTCACTCAATCCCTGTTAGACCCCAATGACACGCAGGTGCACACTCGGGAGGAGACGCGTGCACATCATTGCAACGAGGCTCTCCTGCATGCCTACCAAGTCTTCTGGCGATCAATGGCGCAGACACTTCGTCATCTGCTGCTTGGTGATGCAGCGGAGGCTAGCGCAGACGCTATGGAGTCTACGTCGACGGCATTACAGCTGATTTGGCAAGATGTGAGTGGAGCCGGTGATAACAGTGACGTCCTCGACGCACTTCATGCCATGTGTGATACCTTGCCGCGACTTCGTGCTGCACACTGCAGAGGTGGTGCCGGAGGTGGTGACAATGCTAGAGATCTACTGTCGTTGGTGGAGGCATGTGTCACGTGGCATGAGCAGCAGGGATGTGTCTCGCGCGAGGTAGAGGCGTTGTTGTGCTCCTTGAACGCGTCGAGCTGTGAAACGACGTGCCTCACCTCACTTGAAGACGTTGGAGAGGAAGTGCTTCTGCttcgtgcgcgtgtggatgAGCTTCAGTTGGAGCTGGCACGGATACGTGACGGCCGCGACAGCGATGCTGCGAGcgaggggggcgaggaggccaTTGACGAAACCATAACAAAGGAACTACAGGGCGCCCAGGACGTGCTACATGATGAGGTGGAGAAAAACCGAGAGTTGAAGGCGCAGCTGAGCGAGGCACAGAGCGAGGTGAAAGTTCTCACCTcccagcacacacatatgcagcagctgctggaagcCTCTGATGAGCAAGTGGTGCAGCTGAGGCGGTCACTGCTGGCCGCCAAGAGGGCGGCCGAGGTGACGGCGTCTGATGTCTCATCCATGTTCGAGATGGAGGCGAGACTGCATGCGTCGCAGGGTGTCATCGCCGAGCTCTCCGCTAAGGTGGATACGTTGCTGAATGAGGCCGATGTGACGAGGGCATCGCTGCACGAGCTCCAGGAGAGGCAGGGGGCGGccaaggcggtgctgcagcgagtgCTGAACACTCAAAATAACCTCGCGGACGATGTTAGTTCACTTGTTGACGACGTGAGTACGGCGATTGCGTCCTTCAAGAAGTCCCATCGCGTTGTTCTCACAGAGAACGCCGCCGCTCTACTTGGCGTAGTCGAGGAGTCGATGTACCGACTTGAGATGTCCATCGAGAGGCGGCTGCGTGATCAGCAGGAGTGGCTTCATTCCCTTTCCCATGGGCTGAAGGCTGCCATGGCGTGA
- a CDS encoding hypothetical protein (TriTrypDB/GeneDB-style sysID: LpmP.20.4420), giving the protein MLLSSDARDGGREVALPFCWLYGVSADRPSIAPPVVPPPGCCHSLVSYQDRYLILFGGGSLAHFANDVFVYDMDSRRWSRKTPENSDMVPPRLAHSSVIHGDKMIVYGGQDLCSPVVYDDVLELDLATWRWSVLQHAQAGPGGPGARRLHNAHVVGNRMYVLMGTPAPPRETPLWYLDLHTNVWFHLQPTISHDSDTADEPAAMLSLCGCSSAASGDCIYLFGGYFAEDGERSSLSYREYVNSLFEYNTRLNMWRAVRLHPLAPCPAPRYAASLAVHANCLYLFGGDANQSDVSLYFSDLWRIRVQDDLATWRKVNVAGALRPSARSGCAYTCARASLFIVGGELPVSDVTIPWLYTADLFQLPLGYSGQLTLRVAVARWLGAAAGQFRELSSLPEEFPLTLGARCALDEYFGS; this is encoded by the coding sequence ATGCTCCTGTCGAGTGACGCACGCGACGGGGGCCGGGAGGTTGCACTTCCATTTTGCTGGCTGTACGGTGTCTCCGCAGACCGCCCATCCATAGCACCGCCTGTGGTGCCACCACCGGGGTGCTGCCACTCGCTGGTGAGCTATCAAGATCGCTATCTCATTTTATTTGGCGGGGGATCGCTCGCACACTTCGCGAATGACGTGTTTGTGTACGACATGGATAGCCGCCGCTGGTCGAGAAAGACCCCTGAAAACAGCGACATGGTGCCACCACGATTGGCGCACTCTTCCGTTATCCATGGGGACAAGATGATCGTGTATGGTGGGCAAGACCTCTGCAGTCCTGTAGTGTATGATGATGTCCTGGAGCTTGACCTTGCCACCTGGAGGTGGTCTGTACTGCAGCACGCTCAGGCCGGTCCGGGAGGACCTGGTGCGCGTCGTCTTCACAACGCGCATGTCGTAGGCAATCGCATGTACGTGCTGATGGGCActccggcgccgccgagAGAGACTCCGCTGTGGTACCTGGACCTGCACACTAATGTGTGGTTCCATCTCCAGCCGACCATCTCGCACGATAGTGACACGGCCGACGAGCCCGCTGCCATGCTTTCGCTGTGCGGCTGTAGCTCTGCGGCCTCAGGGGATTGCATCTACCTCTTCGGCGGGTACTTCGCTGAGGACGGTGAGCGTAGCTCCCTTTCCTACCGCGAGTATGTGAACTCCCTCTTCGAATACAATACGAGGCTCAATATGTGGCGCGCGGTGAGGCTGCACCCGCTTGCGCCATGCCCCGCTCCCCGGTATGCCGCTTCCCTGGCCGTGCACGCCAACTGCCTGTACCTCTTCGGCGGTGACGCGAATCAGTCAGACGTGTCCTTGTACTTTAGCGATCTCTGGCGTATCCGTGTCCAGGATGACCTGGCGACGTGGCGCAAGGTGAATGTTGCTGGTGCGTTGCGCCCCTCCGCTCGCAGCGGCTGTGCGTACACCTGTGCGCGGGCCTCGCTCTTCATCGTGGGCGGTGAGCTTCCTGTTAGCGACGTCACCATTCCTTGGCTCTACACTGCCGACCTCTTTCAGCTTCCCCTCGGCTACTCTGGTCAGCTTACGCTGCGTGTCGCTGTGGCGCGCTGGCTTGGAGCCGCCGCTGGACAATTCCGCGAGCTGTCTTCGCTACCAGAAGAGTTCCCACTGACGTTGGGTGCGCGGTGTGCTCTCGACGAGTACTTTGGAAGCTGA